DNA from Symphalangus syndactylus isolate Jambi chromosome 22, NHGRI_mSymSyn1-v2.1_pri, whole genome shotgun sequence:
ATCAGAGAGCTTCCTGGCCCACCTGGGGCAAGTTCCAAAGAGATTCTCAAGGCAGCGCGGGAATGCTGCCTACAGGTCAGTGCCCTGGTCTCTTGTGTTTCTTGATAAGGAGAGAAGGGAGATGTTATAGGAAGGTATCTCATTGGTATGAATTAGCTTTCCAAAAGatgtatttttctattaatgtggactagaaatatttagaatacttaatatgcatttttctaAAAGGGAAATTGGACACAACTACTTCAATTCAGTGAAACCCACCAGCCACCTTGAGGACAGGCAAGAGTTGGTGATGTCATGAGGCTCCTGCAATACACACTACGGCCATTCCCTTCAAGGTCAGGGGGCAGCCCCTGGTGCAGTGAAGCCATTTCCTGGCATGGCCAAAGATCAGGAACGGATTCCTCTGGATCTGCCCATTAGGAGTGAGCAGGTTCTCAGTATCTAGGGAGCAGTGAGGGCCCCTGAGAAGAGGATAGATTTCAGTGACTCATCATCACTGCCCACACAGAATGTTTCAGGCCCCAAGTGTGCATCTTTTGTGAATGAACCCAGTGAACAGGCATGGCAGAAAGTAAGGAAGAAACAGATGACTGAAGAGAGGTAAAATATGGGTGGGAATTAATCAAAATGATCACATTTCAGTTTTGATGCCTTGATTTGCTGCAGCTGAACCTCAGTCACAGATAATGTAGTACCTCTCATCAGTAACAAGAGATTTCTGAGGtataaatagctaaaagagaTTGATCAATCATGGAAGACACCAGCAAGTTTCCATTCAGGTTCcatttatttttgacatttttaaataaccatcCTTGTGAGGGTAACTCCTGCATCACTCTAGAACTTCAGGTTCTATTTCTGAGTCTAGGACACAGGTCCCTGAAGGCCTCATCGATGCCACATCAGAATTTTCACCCAGTCCTGCCCCCAGCTGAGTCACCTTTGTTTTCCACTCACAGTCAGCACACGCCTGAAACACATGGCTGTGTGCTTCCTTTAAGATGCACCTGACCAGGCCCagctgctcatgcctgtaaacccagcactgtggaaagccaaggtggtcagatcacttgaggtcaggagttcgaggccagcctcctccaacatcgtgaaaccctgtctctactaaaaatacaaaaattagctgggcgtggtggcgctgcCAGTAacaccagctactagggaggctgaggcatgaaaatcacttgaacctggaagatggaggttgcagtgagctgagattgtgccactgcacttcagcctgagggacagagggagactccatcaaaaaaaaaaaaaaaaaaaaaggatctgtgTCCTAGATTTTAGTTCCCAAGGGTCCAGAAGACAGCGTATCCATCCCACTAACCAGGCCTTCCCTAGGAGCAAAGATGGAAGTCCACTCTCTCAGAAGGCCATGAGCCACAGGAAGGGCAGGGGACAGGACCGAAGAAGATCCTCTTGGGCTGCCTGACTTCCCTGAGTGTATGCATCAGCTCAGCCCGAATTGGGGCGAGGATCTCCCAATTGACATGACCCCTGTTGTCAAGACACTCCAGGGGGGCAGGATACAACTCCAGGCCTAACTTGCTCAGCCCACCTGTGTGACACAGCAGGTCTTTCAGAGCATTTGTGGAGGTCTCATTTCCATGAAAGTAGAAGGTggtgagctgggagcagtggctcagggcAGGCAGGAGGACCCTGAGTTGGGAGTCCTGGATCTGACAGTCCTTTAACATGAGGATCTCGAGAGTAGCAGCAACTTTCTCTAGCAGAACTCCAAGGGGCTCAAGATTGGTGGTCCACATTGGGATGTGAATCAGATGCAGCTCCTTTAGCCGACCGAGGCTTGGGTACTGAGACAGACATTCCATGTCCTGATCAGCTAGGTAAGCATTACAGAATGTAAAGGTCACAAAGGAGTTCTTGAGGCACCTAGGGAGAGCAAGAAGTTAGTTATGGGCAATGGTGCCAGTTAGAGGAGGGGAGTGGGAAATAATCTCAATGGTAAACTTGAAGTGGGCATTGAGTAATTCTGCACCTTACTACAACACAGGTGTTATAGGAACCTGCAATGGGGAAGCCTGTTTCACCCAAACACAAGTTTGTTCCCATCATCAGATGATGGTCCTCATGCAAGGTGCTGCCCGATGAAGACTCAGATCATTCAGGGGCAGCTCCATTTTAGGCTCAGTCCTTTCACCTTTGCTTGCGTGATTGGTTCAAGGCCACAACATCTTTAAAGCCTCTTTACTTCATCTTTCAGCAAACAACCTCATCTCTGGGCCAGAGGAGCCCAGTGGGAAATGTGCACAAAGAACTCAACTGAACAAGGTCTAGGGACATCAGCTAGGGCCACCTGCCTGCAAAGGTTCCCTGACATGCCCGCGTCTGCAAACCTCCTATCACTTTATACCACTCTCATGCCTACTCCCTCACCTCCGTCCAAGAAGCATGCTTTTCCCATGTCAACTACTTTTCCTGGGGTTCAAGAGAACCTTTTACAGACAGGCAATTAGAGACAGGATCATTGGTGTTTACTAAGCTGTGAGGACAGAGCTTCTACTGTGAAACAGGTTTGATGCACTTTcccttctttcattctctcttctaTATGAAAAGTTTCATCATATTAACTTTAAACACGCTTCCTAAAAAGGAATTCACAAATGCACCCTCTCTAGATCTGAACCCCTGACTACCTAGCTCCCTACATGTCTCTCTGTGTAGCATCTACCCCAGGCCATCCCTCTGCCCTTATTTGAGCAGTCTTGTGATACCCACTTCTGGATATAGAGCACTGAACAGCATAAGGTGTTGACATTCTAGCATCCCATTCACTGGGACATCACCAGTGGCTGACATACATTAGATGCCCACTAGCGTTTActgtgaaaaagaacaaaagtctgTGGTATGGTCTGCAGAGAAAGCTCACCATCATTTCTTACCTGAGCAGGTGCTCCAGGTGCTCTTTGATATTACTGATCTTTCTTATATAAAGCATCTGGGGGTAGTACAGGCAGAGGAACGAAGAGTCCAAGTCAGGAGCGAACTGCTGTTGGCCGCTCACGTGTAACTCACACCCATAACCGAAGGCTAAAAGGAGTTTGCGAAGATTGCTCATCTGGCTCAGGTAAGGGGCAAACTTTCCTGTTTTATTCAGACAGCATTTTCTCCTAACTTCCAACTCCTGGATACTGTCTGGGTATacccttttcaataaatttcTGAAACTTGAAGTGGGCATTGAGTAATTCTGCACCTTACTACAACACAGGTGCACTAGACCTCTTCTGTAGTGGATCCACCTGCAGAGGTAGCTCAGGCATTCATCCAGCGTACTTTCCTTTAGGCACAGATCTATGAACACCTTCAAGGGCTGGTGCTCTCCCATCCTTGGACAGTCCTCCACTGTCTGCCTCTTACTCATGGCCTCTGGGGAGCAGGAGAAAACCTTGACTCCAGACCATATGGCCCAGAAACTCTCATCAACATCCCGCAAATCCAGCACTCGAAGTTTCCACCTCCTGTGAGtaacataggggaaaagctcaGAATGTAGGCAAGGACCCACCCCTGACCTGAGCTTTCGCTCCACATCCAGGACATCAGTCAGCTGCTCCTGTCCTCAGTGCTCCTCCTGTCTCTTCTCCATCCGGTTCCCCCTTGGATTCTGCCTGATTCTCACTTCTAGAACCTTTACCTTCCACTGGGAGGAAGCAGGCTCCTGTTTCCTCGGTGGACCCTGTATGGTGAGCAGTCCTTTCCCAGAGGATCTGGGCAATGGTCAAGGCCTCTCACGGGCACCATCAGAAGCCTCTGAGCCACCCTAACTCCCCAACCCCACCACTCCTCCTGAGCCAGCTGTCCCTTCCCTGGAGGCCCGGACCCTTCCCCCCCCAGGCCACCTGAGTCACCTCACCTGGGGCGAACCTTCTGGGCCACCAGTGTATCAAGTCCCCTCAGGACAGCTTGCAAGGTCTCCAGATGAGGTGTCTTCATCAGGGATCCCAGGGGGAGGCGGACGAAGGGCCAGGCCTGCACCATCAGCTTCAGGGCCTCAAAACGTCTCATCCTGAAGGCCTCCATGAACATCAGAGGGAAGACCTCCCTGGGCAGCTGGTCCGGGGTGAAGATGGTCAAGAGCTGGTTCCTCAGCAGGCTCTGCCCTGCCAGCCCCAGGAGTCTGGATGGGGACTGGAGGCTCATTCTGACAAATCTGCAAGAAAAACTCTAGAGGACAATCCAGTGAAAAGGCAAGTTTCTCGGGCCATTCCCCAGCAACCCCCCCTTCTCCTAGGGCCAAAGTCATTTCTCTAGCATGTGTGAAAGAGCCCTCAGTTTACTCCAATTACATTCTGCAATAAGAGGCCACAGAGGCATAGTTCTGCCTTTCTGGTACCAAGAATAATGTGTCCCAACCTCTAAAGAGCAGGCAAGATCACTCCTATAGGGTCTGTGAATTACTAGCCACTGCTTCACTAAACTGATACCACTGGGAAGTGTTACCAAGGATTTTTGAAGCTTAGATCTCCACTTTTTTGAGAAAACAGAATGtcttcttggccgggtgcggtggttcatgcttgtaatcctagcactttgggagcccgaggtgggcggatcatgaggtcgggagttcgagaccagcctggccaaaatggtgaaataccatctctactaatacaaaatattagccaggtgtggtggtccatgcctgtaatcccagctacttgggaagctgaggcaggagaatctcttaaccCGAGggccagagtttgcagtgagccaaaatctagccactgccctccagcctgagtggcggagtgagactctgtctcaaaaaaaaaaaaaaaaaaaaaaatgtaagaagcCAAGCATGGCggcttacagctgtaatcccaacactttgggaagccaaggcagaataatcacttgagcccaggagttccagatcagccagggcaacatagtgatatccCATGTCTACTAGACGGTAttagaatattaaataattatctgagcattgtggcacatgcctatagtctcagctactctgcaggtggaggtgggaggatggcttgagcctgggaagcagaggtttcagttatctgagattgtgccaccacacttcagcctgggcaacagagaaagactctgtctcaaataataataataataataacacactTTGGGATGGAGTCTAGGGGGAAGAAATGGATCCTACTTTCAAAACAAAGACTCTACTCTTGAAAATAGTGTgtggggccagacatggtggctcatgcctataatcccaagacTTTAGGGGACAAGGTGGGGGgtttgcttgagtccaggtgttccagactagcctggctaacaaagcgagaccccatcattataaaaaaaattaatagaacatGGTGGAAGGaatatctttataattttagtaCAAAACAAAGCCTATCTTTCAAAATCACAACAGCATTCCTGGGTGGGGTGACtcttccctgtaatcccagcactttgggaggctaagggctGGCAGATTGCATGGAgtccaggggttccagaccagcctgggcaatatggtagaaccccatctctactaaaaatacaattagccaggccTCATGTTGTGggtccgtagtcccagctactgggaaggctgaggtgagaagatcccTTGAatacaggagacagaggttgcagtgaggcaattATTACACCACTGCAGtacagctgggtgacagagtgagactttgtctcaagaaattaaaatcacaataacaTAGTCTATAAACTGTAAATTAAGGGCACACAATCTACAAACTTTAAATGTCAAGGAATGAGACATTAATtaattggattctttttttttttttttaattgag
Protein-coding regions in this window:
- the PRAMEF17 gene encoding PRAME family member 17, which codes for MSLQSPSRLLGLAGQSLLRNQLLTIFTPDQLPREVFPLMFMEAFRMRRFEALKLMVQAWPFVRLPLGSLMKTPHLETLQAVLRGLDTLVAQKVRPRRWKLRVLDLRDVDESFWAIWSGVKVFSCSPEAMSKRQTVEDCPRMGEHQPLKVFIDLCLKESTLDECLSYLCRWIHYRRGLVHLCCSKVQNYSMPTSSFRNLLKRVYPDSIQELEVRRKCCLNKTGKFAPYLSQMSNLRKLLLAFGYGCELHVSGQQQFAPDLDSSFLCLYYPQMLYIRKISNIKEHLEHLLRCLKNSFVTFTFCNAYLADQDMECLSQYPSLGRLKELHLIHIPMWTTNLEPLGVLLEKVAATLEILMLKDCQIQDSQLRVLLPALSHCSQLTTFYFHGNETSTNALKDLLCHTGGLSKLGLELYPAPLECLDNRGHVNWEILAPIRAELMHTLREVRQPKRIFFGPVPCPSCGSWPSERVDFHLCS